The Geotoga petraea DNA window CTACAACTCCTATTAACAAATAATGTATATATCTCCAAATCCTCCAAGAAGAGGTGGAAAATCTTATTGGTGTCAACCACCCAAAAGTAAACCCCGCGGCAAGACCGCCTATATGGGCAAAATTGTTTATACTTTGTGACGTAAATCCAAGAAAAACATTAATTAAAATTATTGGTAATAATGCAGTTCCCGTCATTCCTCTTAGCATTGTCGGTGTGTCATCTCTAAAACCAGCTCCAAACAAGAGACCTATTAACCCAAATATAGCTCCAGATGCACCAACTGAAAAACTACCTGGTATAATTAATTGTGTTAAAATATTTCCAACAACACCTGATATAATGAAAACAGAAAAATATTTATAAGGCCCGTATACTTTTTCCACTACATTTCCAAAATAAAATAAAGCAAACATATTAAACAAAATATGTAAAAATCCACCGTGAACAAACATACTCGTTATCAACCTTATCCATTGCCCTTCTGCTACCAGCGGACCGTATTGAGCACCAAAAATCAAAAGAATTCTTGGATCGTTGAACGCTGAAAGACCTCCGAATACAAACATTAAAATAAATATTAATACATTTGCTCCGATTAAATAATTAGTTATGGTTCTTTGCATTATTTCTCCTCCCTTGTTTGAAAAATAGCTGCAGATGCTGCTCCCAATATTCCTGCATTTTCTACTAAATCTGACTGTTCAATTCTATAAGTATCAATAAAACTTCTCATAATGTATTTCTTTACCCTTTCTCTTAAAGGCTTAAAAAGCGTTTCTCCTGCTTTTGACATTCCCCCACCTACTACTATCATTTCTGGGTTGAATATGTGTATGTAAGCGCCAAAAGCTCTTGCCATAGCATCTATTGTATCTTGTACGACAGTTTTTGCAAGATAATCCCCTTGTTCAAAAGCTTTAAAAACATG harbors:
- a CDS encoding rhomboid family intramembrane serine protease gives rise to the protein MQRTITNYLIGANVLIFILMFVFGGLSAFNDPRILLIFGAQYGPLVAEGQWIRLITSMFVHGGFLHILFNMFALFYFGNVVEKVYGPYKYFSVFIISGVVGNILTQLIIPGSFSVGASGAIFGLIGLLFGAGFRDDTPTMLRGMTGTALLPIILINVFLGFTSQSINNFAHIGGLAAGFTFGWLTPIRFSTSSWRIWRYIHYLLIGVVGASFIALIIFDFITF